In Halobacteriovorax sp. HLS, one DNA window encodes the following:
- a CDS encoding HAD family hydrolase, whose amino-acid sequence MKIVLLSLTLLLMGCNSKVEINVGSSVELTKWNETENTKGLIKYIKDSATEGHENYVPPIDRIAVFDNDGTLWSEQPFYYPVQALLDFYKEIIVIKHKKGISSVDTILKNGVHKASKKDLVFVLKTIQSGTTNEEFEQFVKLWLTTKKHKKFEKLYYKMTYAPMTELLNILKENDYEVFMVTGGETQFARVLNRISYQLPEQNIIGTTFSKKVIEEDGQMKVIRTNDDFFLNDKEGKIVSIVEKIGKVPTIAFGNSDGDFAMLKYTKLNSKYKTYAAVIRHDDEPREFLYDRETHVGKLDKVLDESSKYGIEIISMKKDFKILFE is encoded by the coding sequence ATGAAAATCGTGCTTCTTTCACTAACTCTCCTCTTAATGGGGTGTAATTCTAAAGTCGAGATAAATGTAGGATCAAGTGTTGAGCTTACCAAATGGAATGAAACAGAAAACACTAAAGGTCTAATAAAATACATCAAAGACTCAGCAACTGAAGGACATGAGAACTATGTTCCTCCAATAGACAGAATTGCTGTTTTTGATAATGATGGGACACTTTGGTCTGAACAACCTTTCTATTACCCAGTTCAAGCCCTACTCGACTTTTACAAAGAAATTATCGTAATCAAGCACAAAAAAGGTATTTCAAGTGTAGACACTATTTTAAAAAATGGTGTCCATAAAGCATCTAAGAAAGATCTGGTTTTTGTTTTAAAGACTATTCAGTCAGGTACAACAAACGAAGAGTTTGAGCAGTTCGTTAAGCTCTGGTTAACAACTAAGAAGCACAAGAAATTTGAAAAACTATATTACAAAATGACATATGCACCGATGACTGAGCTTTTAAATATATTAAAAGAAAATGATTACGAAGTCTTCATGGTAACAGGTGGGGAGACACAATTTGCGAGAGTTCTAAACAGAATATCTTATCAATTACCAGAGCAAAATATTATAGGAACAACCTTCTCTAAGAAAGTAATTGAAGAAGATGGACAAATGAAGGTTATAAGAACAAACGATGACTTCTTTTTAAACGACAAAGAAGGGAAAATAGTAAGCATTGTCGAAAAAATCGGTAAAGTTCCTACTATTGCATTTGGCAACTCGGACGGAGATTTTGCAATGCTAAAATACACAAAACTTAATTCTAAGTACAAGACATACGCTGCCGTTATCAGACATGATGATGAACCTAGAGAGTTTCTATACGACAGAGAAACTCACGTAGGAAAGTTAGACAAAGTCTTAGACGAGTCTAGTAAATACGGAATCGAAATTATTTCAATGAAAAAGGACTTTAAAATTCTTTTCGAATAG
- a CDS encoding S8 family peptidase encodes MKRTSVLVLIISNFFTFTINASYTSKQWVYKSFDGDKIELIWNNYEFDNTVVAVIDTGANINHPDLRDQLWVNEAEKNGIVGVDDDNNGHIDDINGFNFVSNNNTLEDTHGHGTHVAGIIGAAHNGIGINGINPSAKLMILKAFDGKTSDALASVRAIRYAVDNGAKVINCSWIEYKDIPELEQAVNYATSKGVIVVGAAGNSGKDINRRRIFLANYKDVIIVGNLAMNGRIHAESNYGTKKVDILAPGEKIYSTDITESGYSYKRGTSMAAPFVSGAISLLLSIDPNVDPFSIKERLYRTGTKRSNYKVKSKKRINVYNFIKDD; translated from the coding sequence ATGAAAAGAACTTCCGTATTAGTCCTCATTATTTCCAATTTTTTCACTTTTACCATCAATGCTTCTTATACTAGCAAGCAGTGGGTTTATAAATCATTTGATGGAGATAAAATTGAATTGATTTGGAATAATTATGAATTCGACAATACTGTCGTCGCTGTAATCGATACTGGAGCAAATATTAATCATCCTGACCTTAGAGATCAGCTCTGGGTTAATGAAGCTGAGAAAAATGGAATTGTTGGAGTTGATGATGATAATAATGGCCACATTGATGATATTAACGGTTTTAATTTTGTAAGTAATAATAACACTCTTGAAGATACACATGGTCATGGTACACACGTTGCGGGCATTATTGGAGCTGCTCATAACGGTATAGGTATTAATGGTATTAACCCTAGTGCAAAGTTAATGATCTTAAAGGCCTTTGATGGTAAAACTTCCGATGCTCTTGCCTCTGTTCGAGCTATTCGATACGCCGTTGATAATGGAGCAAAAGTTATCAATTGCTCTTGGATTGAGTACAAAGATATTCCTGAATTAGAGCAGGCAGTGAACTATGCTACTTCGAAAGGTGTTATCGTTGTAGGCGCAGCTGGAAATAGTGGCAAAGATATTAATAGAAGAAGAATATTTTTAGCCAATTACAAAGATGTTATAATTGTTGGCAATTTAGCGATGAATGGAAGAATTCATGCTGAAAGTAATTACGGAACTAAGAAAGTTGATATCCTTGCTCCAGGGGAAAAAATCTATTCAACTGATATCACCGAAAGTGGTTATTCCTATAAGAGAGGTACCTCTATGGCCGCTCCATTTGTTTCAGGGGCCATATCATTATTATTATCAATAGATCCTAATGTAGACCCCTTTTCGATAAAAGAGAGATTATACAGAACAGGTACAAAGAGATCCAATTATAAGGTCAAATCTAAGAAAAGAATAAATGTATATAACTTTATAAAAGATGACTAA
- a CDS encoding LamG domain-containing protein, with protein sequence MDSESIRSRSLCPNSPLENGTCVLGVEQSWNFDNSADYTFPTNYIEVNSGAASLKVVDVNHSTSDFSSGTHVGTYINSNNRLSISDKYSSALNVKNIFPDYVSNLVGYWRLDNDLTDSSPSNLTTVSSTGSSFSTDSKIGTHSHAYSSNPTGVRASGFPNLTNQLSISFWINVTSHNSSRRVFSKGLDDANVDFQFLSNSSGLFTFNSTSCSTPYNQEVVLGVWTHFVIVLDGANLKVFKDSVKTHEQSCSASISNKGDNFVIGSNQSGFSSLDGKTDEVALWNRGLSEAEVRKLYENQAQNFSELMSTWTPKFSNLIGYWKMNGNWLDSSLNGNHATPSGSPLFSTAQKLGTHSSIFDGINDTATANASSTYLASSNQPLSLMAWIKPTSIGTGNVVNRVINLHRDTTAGTTVALALGSNNRIQYYNHADTSATSFDSLAILNKWQHIALVYNGTCFQPYLNGVKDGVCSTKSLSAGGSYELTIGSYNGSSNQYAGELDDVAVFNTNLDEAEINLIYNRQKQKSAAHYDSPIIDLGADTNIPFLETITPLPFMKEIVGPVSENSTSYSSLVADLSTGLVGNWHFNETSFGTAPGATDFADSSSYGNHGVGVNTPVLSTNSVLGGAVELQDTDMDTINFGSSASLDFASDFTISTWVYLESYPTAAQDYLISKGNYSSAGWAVGIIGTTSSCAGLDGAIYFSDGDGGFHACTNTAIPLNKWSHILVRYESGTVNIYLNGVLVGQESSITVQFDSSYDVILGKRSPNDYHYNGLVDELAIWNRALSNSEVLHLYQRVANRIKYQVRSCNDANCDSEVFIGPDGTSKTYFSEYHNNSVIDASGNPIGSVVANSARFTFTDFVTAPASNRYFQYRLYLESDDESGLCAGKLCMPEITSLNLSSSNIYYGDSPSIVTNTPLSYSKIESISITEIGTCQIGYQISNNGTDFYFWNSSTWTPVSSSADRSNLSVLAEKISLFPTQVGAGNLYIKAYLTSDTTQSCSIDKISVKTIN encoded by the coding sequence GTGGACTCAGAGTCAATTCGAAGCAGAAGCCTCTGTCCGAACTCTCCATTAGAAAATGGCACCTGTGTACTAGGTGTAGAACAATCTTGGAACTTTGATAATTCTGCAGACTATACATTCCCTACAAATTACATAGAAGTTAACTCAGGAGCAGCAAGTTTAAAAGTAGTTGATGTCAATCACTCTACTTCAGACTTCTCTAGTGGTACTCACGTTGGCACTTATATAAATTCAAATAATAGACTTAGCATTTCAGATAAATATAGTAGCGCTCTAAATGTTAAGAATATCTTTCCGGACTACGTTTCAAACTTAGTTGGCTATTGGAGACTAGATAACGACCTAACCGACAGCTCACCAAGTAATTTAACAACAGTTTCTTCTACCGGTTCAAGCTTTAGTACTGATTCTAAAATAGGAACTCATTCCCATGCTTATTCAAGTAACCCGACAGGAGTTAGGGCTTCAGGATTTCCTAATCTAACAAATCAATTATCGATCTCCTTTTGGATAAATGTAACCTCTCATAATTCGTCTAGAAGAGTATTTTCTAAAGGACTTGATGACGCTAATGTTGACTTTCAATTCTTATCAAATAGTTCTGGATTATTTACTTTCAACAGTACCTCATGTTCAACACCATACAATCAAGAAGTAGTCCTAGGTGTCTGGACACACTTTGTAATTGTTCTAGATGGTGCAAACCTAAAAGTATTTAAAGATTCCGTTAAAACTCATGAGCAAAGCTGTAGCGCCTCTATTTCTAACAAAGGTGATAATTTTGTTATCGGGTCAAATCAAAGTGGATTTAGCTCTCTAGATGGAAAAACAGATGAGGTAGCTCTTTGGAATAGAGGTCTTAGCGAAGCAGAAGTTAGAAAGCTATATGAAAATCAAGCACAAAACTTTTCTGAACTAATGTCCACATGGACTCCAAAGTTCTCAAATCTAATTGGATATTGGAAGATGAATGGCAACTGGCTAGACTCATCTTTAAATGGAAATCACGCTACACCTTCAGGATCTCCTCTGTTCTCAACTGCACAAAAACTTGGAACTCATTCAAGTATATTTGATGGTATTAACGATACCGCAACTGCTAATGCTTCAAGTACTTACCTTGCAAGCTCTAATCAACCATTGAGCTTAATGGCATGGATAAAACCTACTTCTATCGGAACAGGAAATGTGGTAAATAGAGTTATCAATTTGCATCGTGACACAACAGCTGGAACAACTGTTGCTCTGGCTCTAGGGTCAAATAATAGAATTCAATACTATAATCATGCTGACACAAGTGCGACTTCATTTGATTCATTAGCTATTTTAAATAAGTGGCAACATATTGCACTCGTTTATAATGGCACTTGTTTTCAACCTTATCTAAATGGTGTCAAAGATGGAGTATGCTCAACAAAGTCTTTAAGTGCTGGTGGATCTTACGAATTGACTATAGGTAGTTATAATGGTTCTTCAAACCAATATGCGGGAGAACTTGATGATGTCGCAGTCTTTAATACAAACCTAGACGAGGCGGAAATTAACCTCATTTACAATAGACAAAAACAAAAATCAGCGGCTCACTACGACTCACCTATTATAGACCTAGGGGCAGATACTAATATTCCATTTCTTGAAACAATAACACCTCTTCCATTTATGAAAGAAATTGTTGGTCCAGTATCTGAAAACTCAACCAGCTATTCTTCGTTAGTTGCAGATTTGAGTACTGGCCTAGTTGGTAACTGGCATTTTAATGAAACTTCATTTGGCACAGCTCCTGGCGCAACCGACTTTGCAGATAGCTCAAGTTATGGCAACCATGGCGTGGGTGTTAACACACCTGTTCTTTCAACAAACTCAGTTCTTGGCGGAGCAGTCGAATTGCAAGATACAGATATGGATACTATCAACTTTGGGAGTTCAGCATCACTAGACTTTGCCTCAGACTTTACAATTTCTACTTGGGTATATTTAGAAAGCTATCCGACTGCAGCTCAGGATTACCTAATATCTAAAGGAAACTATAGCTCAGCAGGTTGGGCAGTAGGCATTATTGGAACAACTAGCAGCTGCGCAGGACTAGATGGAGCAATTTACTTTAGTGATGGTGATGGTGGATTTCACGCGTGTACAAATACTGCGATACCATTGAATAAATGGTCACATATACTCGTTAGGTATGAAAGTGGAACGGTTAATATCTATTTAAATGGAGTACTTGTAGGCCAAGAAAGTTCTATAACAGTGCAATTTGATTCTTCTTATGACGTAATTCTAGGGAAAAGGTCTCCTAATGATTATCACTATAACGGACTGGTTGATGAGCTGGCCATTTGGAATAGGGCCCTCTCCAATAGTGAAGTACTGCACCTCTACCAAAGAGTTGCAAATAGGATTAAGTATCAAGTACGATCATGTAATGATGCAAATTGTGATTCCGAAGTTTTTATAGGGCCAGACGGAACATCTAAAACCTATTTTTCAGAATATCATAACAATAGTGTGATAGATGCTAGCGGAAATCCTATTGGTTCTGTTGTTGCGAACTCGGCAAGGTTTACATTCACAGATTTTGTAACAGCACCGGCAAGTAATCGATATTTTCAATATAGGCTATACCTTGAGAGTGACGATGAATCTGGTCTATGCGCTGGAAAGCTCTGTATGCCCGAAATAACTTCATTGAATCTGTCTTCTAGCAATATCTACTATGGAGACTCTCCATCAATTGTTACAAACACTCCTCTAAGCTATAGTAAAATTGAATCAATCTCTATAACAGAGATTGGAACCTGCCAGATCGGTTACCAAATCTCAAACAATGGAACAGATTTTTACTTCTGGAATTCATCGACATGGACACCAGTTTCCTCTAGTGCTGATAGGAGTAACCTAAGTGTACTAGCTGAAAAGATTTCATTATTTCCAACCCAAGTCGGAGCAGGAAATCTCTATATAAAGGCATACCTAACCTCCGACACCACACAGTCGTGTTCTATTGATAAAATATCAGTTAAGACTATTAACTAA